One window from the genome of Mycolicibacterium gadium encodes:
- a CDS encoding cysteine hydrolase family protein gives MPYIDAKPFPFEFGIDHTALVCIDMQRDFCEPGGFADSLGNNIENIAPCIPVIAKLQAAFRKAGLPIIHTKECHKPDMSDVPLAKRNRGNPKTRIGDQGPMGRILIDGEPGSDFVAENAPIEGELVIAKPGKDTLYRTNFYEYLTTRLITHLFITGVTTDVCVQTTMRCANDRGFDCVLVEDGTESYFPEFKEVTLRALVAQGGIVGWTCKSEQVVDCLSAL, from the coding sequence ATGCCATACATCGACGCGAAGCCGTTCCCATTCGAATTCGGAATCGATCACACGGCGTTGGTCTGCATCGACATGCAGCGGGATTTCTGCGAACCGGGCGGATTTGCCGACTCGCTCGGCAACAACATCGAGAACATCGCGCCCTGCATCCCTGTCATCGCCAAGCTTCAGGCAGCCTTCCGCAAAGCCGGGCTACCGATCATCCATACCAAGGAATGCCACAAGCCGGACATGTCCGATGTTCCTCTGGCCAAACGCAATCGTGGCAATCCAAAGACAAGGATCGGCGATCAGGGACCGATGGGGCGGATTTTGATCGACGGTGAGCCGGGATCGGATTTCGTCGCCGAGAACGCGCCGATCGAAGGCGAGTTGGTCATCGCCAAGCCCGGAAAAGACACCCTTTACCGGACCAATTTCTACGAATACCTCACGACTCGACTGATCACCCATCTGTTCATCACCGGTGTGACGACCGATGTCTGCGTGCAGACCACCATGCGCTGTGCCAATGATCGCGGCTTCGACTGCGTGTTGGTCGAGGACGGCACCGAAAGCTATTTCCCCGAATTCAAAGAGGTGACGCTGCGGGCGCTCGTCGCCCAGGGCGGCATAGTCGGGTGGACGTGCAAGTCCGAACAGGTAGTGGACTGCCTCTCGGCCCTGTGA
- a CDS encoding PH domain-containing protein: MLLVHPVHEVLRQIPVIIGTVVLGSATGNPMYAVAVLVVTVGVGLARWFTTSYRIGPGEVQLRKGILQRKVLSLPRNRIRSVSTDARLLHRLLGLTVVRVSTGQEAMGDSAFALDAVAVAEAPRLRAVLLAGSLAADEDHRVTPGRVLARWHPSWLRYSPLSFTGLAMIAAAVGIAYQVGAAAALRDSRIEQSGAAIADRFGVAAAITAGAVVVLVASVVLSVLQSLLSYANLDLRRDGDVLHLKHGLLRVREHTFDMRRLRGGTLREPLLVRLFGGARLDAVMTGVGGAGEASMLLPPCPKSIAQTVLADLIARPDAVTGTLRRHGPAATRRRWTRALACPAIIAVALVVVPVLVPVWVWMTWAALTVCCALLALDRSRSLGHLVIDGWLVARTGSLQRRRDCIAAPGIIGWTVRQTFMQRRAGVATLIAATAAGVKHYQVIDVPAGLAWTIAGQASPWVAGSKWADVAGQPMVHR, translated from the coding sequence ATGCTGCTGGTGCATCCCGTTCACGAGGTGCTGCGCCAGATCCCGGTGATCATCGGGACGGTCGTGCTGGGCTCTGCCACCGGCAATCCGATGTATGCGGTCGCGGTTCTGGTGGTCACGGTGGGTGTCGGGCTCGCCCGCTGGTTCACCACGAGCTACCGCATCGGCCCCGGTGAGGTGCAGCTGCGGAAGGGGATTCTGCAGCGCAAAGTTCTTTCGTTGCCGCGCAACAGGATTCGTTCGGTATCCACCGACGCCAGATTGCTGCATCGGTTGCTCGGCCTGACCGTGGTGCGGGTCAGCACCGGGCAGGAGGCGATGGGAGACAGTGCTTTCGCGCTCGACGCGGTCGCAGTCGCGGAAGCGCCGAGGCTGCGCGCCGTGCTGCTGGCCGGATCGTTGGCAGCCGATGAGGACCATAGGGTGACCCCTGGCAGGGTGCTCGCGCGTTGGCACCCGTCGTGGCTACGCTACAGCCCGCTGAGCTTCACCGGCCTGGCGATGATCGCGGCCGCCGTCGGAATCGCATATCAGGTGGGAGCAGCTGCGGCGCTGCGGGATTCGCGGATCGAGCAGTCGGGCGCGGCGATCGCCGACCGCTTCGGCGTGGCGGCCGCCATCACCGCCGGGGCGGTCGTGGTGCTCGTCGCGTCCGTCGTGCTGTCGGTCTTGCAGTCCCTGCTGAGCTACGCGAACCTCGACCTACGCCGCGATGGCGACGTTCTGCACCTCAAGCACGGGCTGCTGCGGGTGCGGGAGCACACGTTCGACATGCGCAGGCTACGGGGCGGAACGCTGCGGGAACCCCTGCTGGTCAGGTTGTTCGGCGGTGCCCGGCTCGACGCGGTGATGACGGGCGTCGGCGGCGCGGGCGAAGCGTCGATGCTGTTGCCGCCGTGCCCGAAGTCGATCGCGCAAACGGTCCTGGCCGATTTGATCGCGCGACCCGACGCGGTCACCGGCACGCTGCGCCGCCACGGGCCTGCGGCGACACGCAGGCGGTGGACCCGTGCGCTGGCGTGTCCGGCGATCATCGCTGTCGCCCTGGTGGTCGTGCCGGTGCTGGTGCCGGTGTGGGTATGGATGACATGGGCGGCGCTCACCGTGTGCTGCGCGTTGCTCGCCCTCGACCGGTCGCGGTCGCTGGGGCATCTGGTGATCGACGGGTGGTTGGTCGCGCGGACGGGGAGCCTGCAGCGCAGGCGTGACTGCATCGCGGCGCCCGGCATCATCGGATGGACGGTGCGCCAAACCTTCATGCAGCGCCGGGCCGGTGTCGCCACGCTGATCGCGGCCACCGCGGCAGGCGTCAAGCACTATCAGGTGATCGACGTACCGGCCGGGCTCGCATGGACGATCGCAGGACAGGCGTCGCCCTGGGTCGCGGGCAGCAAGTGGGCTGATGTTGCCGGGCAACCTATGGTTCATCGATGA
- a CDS encoding nitroreductase family deazaflavin-dependent oxidoreductase, with protein MRVVAVIIGTLFGAVLVLVGLLVAGMRWQVSPVVNTVRRMNRSLTNPRVMRTAGSAGTQTSVIEHVGRRSGTTYETPVDIIETTTRLLIALPYGARTDWLRNVLAAGSATVVSGGERIPVERPAVVATADVEEVVPGRTLRVLRLFGVRQCLSLEKSVTP; from the coding sequence ATGCGAGTGGTTGCGGTGATCATCGGCACGCTGTTCGGTGCGGTCTTGGTGTTGGTGGGGCTGCTGGTGGCCGGCATGCGCTGGCAGGTCTCCCCGGTGGTGAACACGGTGCGACGGATGAACCGCTCCTTGACGAATCCGCGGGTGATGCGGACGGCGGGGAGCGCGGGAACACAGACGTCGGTCATCGAGCACGTCGGACGTCGTTCGGGCACGACGTATGAGACACCGGTCGACATCATCGAGACCACAACCCGGCTTCTGATCGCGCTGCCCTACGGCGCGCGCACCGACTGGCTGCGCAATGTGCTGGCCGCCGGTTCCGCCACCGTCGTGTCCGGTGGCGAGCGCATCCCGGTCGAACGGCCCGCCGTCGTGGCGACCGCCGATGTCGAGGAGGTGGTTCCGGGGCGGACGTTACGAGTGCTTCGGCTGTTCGGGGTACGCCAGTGCCTGAGTCTCGAAAAAAGCGTGACCCCGTGA
- a CDS encoding cupin domain-containing protein, with amino-acid sequence MLSPTDSIVFSNLLEKAVTLRNSDEWDEFRPGVTAHWLYHEDGDGPSAVLLRYQPGARVTEHEHVGYEHMFVLDGDQFDEHGSYPAGSFVVNPPGTCHSPGSVGGCVALLIYERAVRFIDEP; translated from the coding sequence ATGCTCTCACCAACCGATTCCATCGTCTTCTCGAACCTGCTCGAGAAGGCCGTGACACTGCGCAACAGCGACGAATGGGACGAGTTCCGGCCAGGTGTGACCGCGCACTGGCTGTACCACGAAGACGGCGACGGACCGTCGGCGGTCCTGCTCCGTTATCAGCCCGGCGCCCGGGTGACAGAGCATGAGCACGTCGGCTATGAGCACATGTTCGTCCTCGATGGTGACCAGTTCGACGAACACGGCAGTTATCCCGCGGGTAGCTTCGTCGTCAATCCACCCGGCACGTGCCACTCGCCGGGCAGCGTGGGTGGATGTGTGGCGCTGCTCATCTACGAGAGGGCAGTTCGGTTCATCGATGAACCATAG
- the pcp gene encoding pyroglutamyl-peptidase I has product MPTVLVTGFGPYAMSPVNPAQLTAEALDGQVIAGAKVVSRIVPGAYFTSISATVQLVEDEQPELLIMLGEFGGRSMITVERLAQNVSDCARYGVADTAGKVLGGEPTAPEGPVAYWATTPNRAMVLAMRRAGVPADLSDAAGTFVCNHLMYGMLHHIATNALTTRAGWIHLPFLPEVAALDQNLGAPSMSVETMTTGLAAAIEAALTESADTTEPFPSRLQI; this is encoded by the coding sequence ATGCCAACGGTACTTGTAACTGGTTTCGGTCCGTATGCCATGTCACCGGTGAACCCCGCGCAACTCACGGCCGAGGCGCTCGACGGCCAAGTGATCGCCGGCGCGAAAGTGGTATCGCGGATCGTGCCCGGCGCGTATTTCACGTCGATTTCCGCCACCGTGCAGTTGGTTGAAGATGAGCAGCCTGAACTGCTGATCATGCTCGGCGAGTTCGGCGGGCGTTCGATGATCACCGTCGAACGATTGGCGCAGAACGTCAGTGATTGCGCACGATATGGAGTGGCCGACACCGCGGGGAAGGTGTTGGGAGGGGAACCGACCGCGCCCGAAGGACCGGTTGCCTACTGGGCGACGACGCCGAACCGCGCCATGGTGTTGGCGATGCGTCGGGCTGGCGTCCCCGCCGACTTGTCCGACGCCGCAGGCACATTTGTCTGTAACCACCTCATGTACGGAATGCTCCACCACATCGCGACCAACGCCTTAACCACCCGAGCCGGCTGGATCCATTTGCCGTTTCTGCCGGAGGTCGCCGCGCTCGATCAGAACCTGGGCGCCCCGAGTATGTCGGTTGAAACGATGACGACCGGTCTGGCGGCCGCCATCGAAGCTGCGTTGACAGAGTCAGCCGACACTACCGAGCCATTCCCGTCGCGGCTGCAAATATAG
- a CDS encoding HAD-IIA family hydrolase: MAIGGVLFDIDGVLVTSWKPIAGAAETLRALADHQVACSYLTNTTTRTRAQIAELLNEAGMAVRADEVITAAVLTAEYVRHNFPDARCFLVNSGQIAEDMPGIDIEYSSDFSGPTAPDRPDVVILGGAGPEYSHLTLSWVYDWMAQGVPVVAMHRSTVWTTTDGLRVDTGMYLIGMEQTSGRKATAVGKPAPEGFLAAASRLGVDPDEMYMIGDDLNNDVLPAQVVGMSGVLVRTGKFRQDTLDRWAADEFAMQPNHVIDSVADLPRLLGL, from the coding sequence ATGGCAATCGGTGGGGTGTTGTTCGACATCGACGGCGTCCTGGTGACGTCGTGGAAGCCGATCGCCGGTGCCGCGGAGACGCTGCGGGCCCTAGCCGACCATCAGGTCGCCTGCTCGTATCTGACCAACACCACCACCAGAACGCGGGCGCAAATCGCCGAATTGCTCAACGAGGCCGGGATGGCGGTGCGCGCCGACGAGGTGATCACCGCCGCCGTGCTGACCGCCGAATACGTCCGCCACAACTTCCCCGATGCGCGATGTTTCCTCGTCAACAGCGGACAGATCGCCGAGGACATGCCCGGTATCGACATCGAGTACTCGAGCGATTTCAGCGGACCGACCGCACCGGACCGCCCCGACGTGGTAATTCTCGGCGGGGCGGGGCCGGAGTACAGCCACCTGACGCTGTCGTGGGTCTACGACTGGATGGCACAGGGGGTGCCGGTGGTGGCGATGCACCGCAGCACGGTGTGGACGACGACCGATGGTTTGCGCGTGGATACCGGCATGTACCTGATCGGAATGGAGCAGACGTCCGGTCGGAAGGCGACCGCGGTCGGAAAGCCTGCGCCGGAGGGATTCCTCGCCGCCGCAAGCCGACTCGGCGTCGACCCCGACGAGATGTACATGATCGGCGACGACCTCAACAACGACGTGCTGCCCGCACAGGTGGTGGGTATGTCCGGAGTGTTGGTGCGCACCGGCAAGTTTCGTCAGGACACGCTCGATCGGTGGGCGGCCGATGAGTTCGCGATGCAACCCAACCACGTCATCGACTCGGTCGCGGACCTACCGCGGTTGCTGGGGCTGTAG
- a CDS encoding urea transporter, protein MKRPVDYLFAPCEPGETVRYYRLVLRGCSQLCFQSNELTGLFFLAAVLVVSPIAAAYFLVAAVMAPGGRMLLGQRGAVLATGLPGLNPCLIALSLPAFFRTGWTNVGMWIVLVACVAITVLLVRLLVAVVPFPILALPFVLTFWVVYALAPHLGVLQPSSIDVSVATTLHPLTAVLSSLGQTLFSPSVWSGLLFLAGLLVSNWRHAVIAVVGALIGTVVSYYYHQGDPESVNLGLYGFNGVLTAVAVYALCDSKLRLAILGALLATITMPAFTNLGLQAVSAPFVFATWLVLALGWVDRSWLAPSDSQE, encoded by the coding sequence GTGAAGCGACCGGTCGACTACCTCTTCGCACCGTGCGAGCCCGGTGAAACCGTTCGCTACTACCGGTTGGTGCTGAGGGGTTGCTCGCAGCTCTGCTTTCAGAGCAATGAACTCACCGGCCTGTTCTTCCTCGCCGCCGTCCTGGTCGTCTCACCGATCGCCGCGGCATACTTTTTGGTCGCGGCGGTCATGGCGCCGGGCGGACGCATGTTGCTGGGCCAACGGGGTGCGGTGCTGGCCACCGGGCTGCCCGGTCTCAATCCGTGCCTGATCGCGCTGTCTCTGCCCGCGTTTTTTCGCACCGGCTGGACGAACGTAGGTATGTGGATCGTGCTCGTCGCCTGCGTCGCGATCACGGTGCTGTTGGTACGGCTGCTCGTCGCCGTTGTTCCGTTCCCGATCCTGGCATTGCCTTTCGTACTGACGTTTTGGGTCGTCTATGCGCTGGCGCCGCATCTCGGCGTGCTGCAGCCCAGCTCGATCGACGTGTCGGTGGCCACCACCCTTCATCCCCTCACCGCAGTGCTGTCCAGCCTGGGGCAAACGTTGTTTTCGCCGAGTGTGTGGTCGGGGCTGCTGTTTCTTGCCGGACTCCTGGTCAGCAACTGGCGACACGCGGTGATCGCCGTTGTCGGTGCCCTCATCGGCACCGTGGTGTCGTACTACTACCACCAGGGCGATCCGGAGAGCGTGAACCTGGGACTTTACGGATTCAACGGCGTGTTGACCGCTGTCGCGGTGTACGCGCTGTGCGACAGCAAACTAAGACTGGCCATTCTGGGCGCGCTGCTTGCCACGATCACGATGCCGGCGTTCACCAACCTCGGCCTCCAGGCAGTGTCCGCACCCTTCGTATTCGCCACCTGGCTGGTGCTCGCACTGGGCTGGGTCGACAGGAGCTGGCTCGCCCCATCCGATTCCCAAGAATGA
- a CDS encoding addiction module protein, with protein MSEQRIWVRVERMLFDRGINTFLELALWIALMYIVIGVGYTIFHIELMGQLQQALTGAFPIFSDIAALVVMVIAWPFLWVTSFVCGVAGCGVF; from the coding sequence GTGTCGGAGCAGCGGATCTGGGTGCGTGTTGAACGGATGCTGTTCGATCGCGGGATCAACACATTCCTGGAGCTCGCGTTGTGGATCGCGTTGATGTACATCGTGATCGGCGTCGGCTACACGATTTTTCACATCGAGCTGATGGGTCAGCTGCAGCAAGCGCTCACTGGTGCCTTCCCGATCTTCTCCGACATCGCAGCGCTGGTGGTGATGGTCATCGCCTGGCCGTTCCTGTGGGTCACGTCCTTTGTCTGCGGTGTCGCGGGCTGCGGTGTGTTCTGA
- a CDS encoding PH domain-containing protein produces the protein MRDPANAPSRKAPLVWALGALIPWALLALAQLVWFVVDPSAWWVHAVAAVTTAICVLLFVVVVPLWRFRVHRWDVTPDAVYTRSGWLVQERRIAPISRVQTVDTERGPLDRLFGLANVTVTTASSAGAVRIVALDVDVADRVVAQLTDIAAIGAEDAT, from the coding sequence ATGAGGGATCCCGCGAATGCGCCGAGTCGTAAGGCGCCGCTGGTGTGGGCGCTCGGTGCGCTCATTCCGTGGGCCTTGTTGGCACTCGCCCAGCTGGTGTGGTTCGTCGTCGACCCCAGCGCGTGGTGGGTGCATGCAGTCGCCGCGGTGACCACGGCTATTTGCGTGCTCCTGTTCGTTGTGGTGGTTCCGTTGTGGCGCTTCCGAGTTCATCGCTGGGACGTCACCCCCGACGCGGTGTACACGCGCTCGGGATGGCTTGTGCAGGAGCGCCGCATCGCGCCGATATCGCGGGTGCAGACCGTCGACACCGAACGCGGCCCCCTGGATCGGTTGTTCGGGCTCGCGAACGTGACGGTGACGACGGCGTCGTCGGCCGGTGCGGTGCGCATCGTGGCCCTTGATGTCGATGTCGCGGACCGCGTCGTCGCCCAACTCACCGACATCGCGGCGATCGGGGCCGAGGACGCGACGTGA
- a CDS encoding SRPBCC family protein, producing the protein MTDEHVNAVTTVNAPAEVVFDVLADPSTHPAIDGTGWVRDALDPQRLTDVGQIFRMAMYHDNHPEKDYEMANRVEAIDPPRAIAWQPGQGPDQRGYLMGGNELAFGGWIWRYDLEPAGPDRTQVTLTYDWSGVPPQMRDIEFPPFDVDHLDNSLKNLAGLAERRIVS; encoded by the coding sequence ATGACCGATGAACACGTGAATGCCGTGACGACCGTAAATGCGCCCGCCGAAGTGGTCTTCGACGTGCTGGCCGACCCGTCGACACACCCGGCGATCGACGGCACCGGATGGGTGCGCGACGCCCTCGATCCCCAGCGTCTGACCGACGTAGGCCAGATTTTCCGGATGGCGATGTACCACGACAACCACCCCGAAAAGGACTACGAGATGGCCAACCGGGTCGAGGCTATCGACCCGCCGCGGGCCATCGCCTGGCAGCCCGGGCAGGGCCCCGACCAGCGCGGATATCTGATGGGCGGCAACGAGCTCGCATTTGGCGGGTGGATCTGGCGCTACGATCTCGAACCGGCGGGGCCTGACCGGACGCAAGTGACGCTGACCTATGACTGGTCCGGGGTGCCGCCGCAGATGCGCGACATCGAGTTCCCGCCGTTCGACGTCGACCACCTGGACAACTCGCTGAAGAACCTGGCCGGGCTGGCCGAGCGCCGTATCGTTAGCTGA
- a CDS encoding BTAD domain-containing putative transcriptional regulator: MPQRGPVFGLLGPLQMTVDDTVVPIGTPKQRAVLASLVMNRNRPVAADSLINAVWGEDAPAEARASLHAYVSNLRRLLGSVGVDGRSMLEKVSPGYRLNIDELSVDLGRFIRERNAGVQAATAGRFDKASSHYSNALAQWRGDVLEDLRAFDFVSVFATAMTDEKIATHIALAESEIACGRAKLITGELERLVAEHPFREPAWEQLMIAYYVSARQSDALDAYQRLKTVLADELGIDPSRALRDLHERILRQEPMDVKPPPDTTLAGTFISLANRTAINTGKERAQLRAATGECYPVKGVATRIGRRSDNDIALNDPRVSRHHAVIIDTGTSFVLIDARSANGVELDHKRIRGSAPLSDGCHVRIGESDFRFELSPR, encoded by the coding sequence ATGCCGCAGAGAGGCCCAGTGTTTGGTCTTCTCGGACCGTTGCAGATGACGGTCGACGACACCGTGGTGCCGATCGGCACGCCGAAGCAGCGAGCGGTGCTGGCGTCGCTGGTGATGAACCGCAATCGGCCGGTCGCGGCGGATTCCCTGATCAACGCCGTCTGGGGTGAAGATGCCCCAGCCGAAGCGCGTGCGAGCCTGCACGCCTACGTGTCCAATCTGCGTCGGCTGCTCGGATCGGTCGGCGTGGACGGGCGAAGCATGCTCGAGAAGGTTTCGCCGGGATACCGGCTCAACATCGATGAGTTGAGCGTCGACCTGGGGCGGTTCATCCGCGAGCGGAACGCGGGCGTCCAGGCCGCGACGGCCGGCCGGTTCGACAAGGCGAGCAGTCATTACTCGAACGCGTTGGCCCAGTGGCGCGGTGACGTGCTCGAGGACCTGCGTGCTTTCGACTTCGTCTCGGTCTTCGCCACGGCCATGACCGACGAGAAGATCGCCACCCACATCGCCCTCGCCGAATCCGAGATCGCGTGCGGGCGCGCGAAGCTGATCACCGGGGAGCTGGAACGGCTTGTCGCCGAGCATCCCTTCCGCGAGCCGGCGTGGGAGCAGCTGATGATCGCGTACTACGTCTCGGCGCGACAGTCGGATGCCCTCGACGCGTATCAGCGGCTGAAGACCGTGCTGGCCGACGAGCTAGGAATCGACCCGAGCCGGGCGCTGCGCGATCTGCACGAGCGAATCCTGCGACAGGAGCCGATGGACGTCAAACCCCCGCCCGACACCACGCTCGCGGGCACGTTCATCAGCCTCGCGAACCGGACGGCGATCAACACCGGCAAGGAGCGCGCCCAACTGCGGGCGGCCACCGGTGAGTGCTATCCGGTGAAGGGGGTGGCCACCAGGATCGGCCGGCGATCCGACAACGACATCGCGCTCAACGATCCGAGGGTCAGTCGCCACCACGCCGTGATCATCGACACCGGTACCAGTTTCGTGCTCATCGATGCGCGCTCGGCCAACGGTGTCGAGCTGGACCACAAGCGGATTCGCGGCAGCGCCCCGCTCAGTGACGGGTGCCATGTACGCATCGGCGAAAGCGATTTCCGCTTCGAGCTGTCGCCTCGCTAG